In one window of Pseudoalteromonas xiamenensis DNA:
- a CDS encoding HAMP domain-containing sensor histidine kinase — protein MKIPHLGLFGRFLVLFSVTTVLFSVCVLLGSFATTEQEAKQFVNERESQLFEMIQQIAQRPIDEVKLNSDAKSNRVRIMVEREGQRFVTSGHFPTMEALAKNAEPIGHLYFSKLNSQYYLYANVSDTNVVVTSRMVNLIVYPQWLILWPWIAAFLVLMTSYYILKRLLDPINSAIESANRISQGDLNYRIASHPKSELSRLTLSLNKMAADLQRLFESKDEILMAISHELRTPLGRMNVSLAMLEQNEITKDLSSDIQYMNNLIGQLLEGERLQQGARVLTTSTYYLPTLIEDVLSENGLQEKVTVTTPLPEEAIKLDVGRIKFVLRNLLQNAIEHGKTRKNVELAINISDETLSFSVTDHGQGIPEHMLENMFTPFFHAENINHRSTDGVGLALFLCKRIAQAHDGELTVTNLNPKGCEFKMSLPVQCIVA, from the coding sequence ATGAAAATTCCACATTTAGGTCTTTTTGGCCGTTTCTTAGTTCTGTTTTCGGTCACCACTGTTTTATTTTCAGTGTGCGTGCTGCTAGGTAGTTTTGCCACAACAGAGCAAGAGGCGAAGCAGTTTGTGAACGAACGCGAATCTCAGCTGTTTGAAATGATCCAGCAGATAGCTCAACGACCGATTGATGAAGTAAAACTCAATTCCGACGCAAAAAGCAATCGCGTTCGCATTATGGTTGAACGTGAAGGTCAACGTTTCGTAACCTCTGGTCACTTTCCCACGATGGAAGCGTTAGCGAAAAACGCCGAGCCGATTGGTCATTTGTATTTTAGTAAATTGAACTCACAATACTATTTATACGCGAATGTTTCTGACACTAATGTGGTCGTCACGTCGCGAATGGTGAATCTCATTGTGTATCCACAGTGGCTCATTCTATGGCCTTGGATTGCCGCGTTTTTGGTGCTCATGACGAGTTATTACATCCTAAAACGGCTGCTCGACCCAATCAATTCCGCTATTGAGAGTGCTAACCGAATTAGCCAAGGCGACCTTAATTATCGCATTGCCTCACACCCAAAATCAGAATTGTCTCGACTCACACTAAGCCTGAACAAAATGGCTGCCGACTTGCAACGGTTGTTTGAGTCAAAAGACGAAATATTAATGGCAATTAGCCACGAACTCCGGACACCACTTGGCAGAATGAACGTGTCTCTTGCCATGCTCGAACAAAATGAAATAACTAAAGATTTAAGTTCCGACATCCAATATATGAATAATCTCATCGGCCAACTTCTAGAAGGCGAACGGCTGCAACAAGGCGCGAGAGTCTTAACGACTTCGACCTACTATTTACCCACATTGATTGAAGACGTCTTAAGCGAAAATGGCCTGCAAGAAAAGGTAACCGTTACAACCCCCCTTCCTGAGGAAGCGATAAAACTCGACGTTGGACGCATTAAATTCGTGTTACGTAATTTACTTCAAAATGCGATAGAACATGGAAAAACACGAAAAAATGTCGAACTTGCCATCAATATTTCTGACGAAACCCTTAGTTTCTCAGTGACCGACCACGGTCAGGGTATTCCGGAGCACATGTTGGAAAACATGTTTACACCTTTTTTTCATGCCGAGAACATCAATCACCGTTCAACCGATGGTGTGGGTTTGGCCCTGTTTTTGTGCAAGCGAATCGCCCAAGCACACGATGGAGAACTAACCGTAACCAACCTAAATCCAAAAGGGTGTGAGTTTAAAATGTCTTTGCCAGTTCAGTGTATAGTGGCTTAA
- a CDS encoding response regulator transcription factor, producing MTIKVLIIDDDEALCTRLEAYFSMYSLTLLSAHCAAVGLTMLDTQKPNVLLLDVMMPDTDGFALCKQIRTTSNIPIIMLTARGELSDKVLGLELGADDYLAKPFEPRELVARIQVLMRRHSASPDTQQDLSFGELQILTASHQAKLNGQDIQLTGMEFKLLHLLATHPGEVFNRDQLLNELKGIDSDIYSRSIDILMSRLRQKLQDDPKHVKYIKTLRNVGYTFIAKPS from the coding sequence ATGACAATAAAAGTGCTCATAATCGACGATGATGAAGCTTTGTGTACTCGACTCGAAGCGTACTTCTCAATGTATAGCCTCACGCTCTTGTCTGCTCATTGCGCAGCAGTTGGCTTAACAATGTTGGATACTCAAAAGCCTAATGTCTTGTTATTGGACGTTATGATGCCCGACACAGATGGCTTTGCACTGTGTAAGCAGATCAGAACGACCAGTAACATTCCAATTATTATGCTGACTGCGCGAGGTGAGCTTTCCGACAAAGTGCTTGGGCTTGAGTTAGGTGCGGATGACTATCTTGCCAAACCATTCGAACCTCGAGAACTCGTTGCACGGATCCAAGTATTAATGCGCCGCCATAGTGCCTCACCTGACACGCAGCAAGACCTCTCGTTTGGCGAATTGCAGATTCTGACTGCCAGTCATCAAGCAAAACTAAACGGCCAAGACATCCAACTTACCGGCATGGAATTTAAGCTACTGCACCTTCTTGCAACCCACCCAGGTGAAGTCTTTAATCGCGATCAGCTTTTAAATGAACTAAAAGGCATTGATTCCGACATATACAGTCGCTCGATAGATATCCTGATGAGCCGTTTACGGCAAAAACTACAAGATGACCCTAAACATGTTAAGTACATTAAAACACTTAGAAATGTGGGTTACACCTTCATTGCGAAACCATCATGA
- a CDS encoding DEAD/DEAH box helicase codes for MHFSDLGLSPQINQALSDKGYVQPTPIQAQAIPAILKGRDVMAAAQTGTGKTAGFTLPMLQLLSQGNKARSNQVRALVLTPTRELADQVWQSVMTYSQHLHLSCQVVYGGVKINPQMMNLRRGADILVATPGRLLDLYQQNAVKFDHLEILVLDEADRMLDMGFIHDIKRIIKLLPHRRQNLLFSATFSKEIRELAKGLIHDPIEVSVAPANTTAKSVDQLVYEVDKSKRAALLKHLIKTYDWKQVLVFTRTKHGANNLVRDLEKAKISALAIHGNKSQNARMKALSGFKSQEVRVLVATDIVARGLDIQELPHVVNYDLPNVYEDYVHRIGRTGRAGASGQAVSFVTKDDAADLFGIERLIQEVIARKVEAGFEPKEAIPESKLDTRPLKAKKAKKPKKPNEENGNKNSAAQPVTQPKPKADGQKPAPRPARRKPQSNNRKPQGQGEGNSVKKQENSNSPWAKSPRSNTRKPARGNYRNAKG; via the coding sequence ATGCATTTTTCTGACTTAGGCTTATCGCCACAAATAAACCAAGCGCTCTCTGATAAAGGGTATGTGCAACCTACACCAATTCAGGCTCAAGCGATCCCCGCAATATTAAAGGGCCGTGATGTAATGGCTGCGGCGCAAACGGGCACAGGCAAAACGGCGGGCTTTACGCTGCCGATGTTGCAACTATTAAGTCAGGGAAACAAAGCGCGTTCAAATCAGGTTCGCGCATTAGTGCTTACGCCAACACGTGAACTTGCCGACCAAGTTTGGCAAAGTGTCATGACGTATTCTCAGCATTTGCATCTTTCGTGTCAGGTTGTGTACGGTGGGGTGAAAATAAATCCTCAAATGATGAATCTTCGTCGTGGTGCGGACATTTTAGTGGCGACACCAGGCCGATTACTCGACCTATATCAGCAAAATGCGGTGAAGTTTGATCATTTAGAAATTTTGGTGCTAGATGAAGCAGACCGCATGCTAGACATGGGGTTTATACACGATATAAAACGCATCATTAAGTTGCTGCCGCACCGTAGGCAAAATCTTTTGTTTTCTGCAACCTTCTCGAAAGAGATCCGCGAGCTTGCAAAAGGGTTAATCCATGACCCAATTGAAGTGTCAGTTGCGCCGGCGAATACGACAGCGAAAAGTGTTGATCAGCTAGTTTATGAAGTGGATAAGAGTAAACGAGCAGCTCTTTTAAAACACTTGATCAAAACCTACGATTGGAAACAAGTACTTGTATTTACTCGCACCAAACACGGTGCAAATAATTTAGTGCGAGATTTAGAAAAGGCGAAAATTTCTGCTTTAGCAATACACGGAAATAAAAGCCAAAATGCGCGAATGAAGGCATTGTCCGGCTTTAAGAGTCAAGAAGTCCGAGTATTAGTCGCGACAGATATTGTCGCACGAGGCCTTGATATTCAAGAGCTACCACATGTTGTGAACTACGACTTGCCAAATGTCTATGAAGACTATGTTCACCGTATCGGGCGTACTGGTCGAGCAGGAGCATCGGGGCAAGCTGTTTCGTTTGTAACCAAAGACGATGCTGCGGATCTATTTGGTATTGAACGGTTAATTCAAGAAGTGATTGCACGTAAAGTTGAAGCAGGTTTTGAGCCTAAAGAAGCGATACCGGAGTCCAAATTAGATACTCGCCCACTTAAAGCGAAAAAGGCGAAAAAACCAAAGAAGCCAAACGAAGAGAATGGCAACAAAAATTCAGCTGCTCAGCCTGTGACTCAGCCAAAGCCGAAAGCGGACGGTCAGAAGCCTGCACCTAGACCTGCAAGGCGTAAACCTCAGTCGAACAATCGCAAACCGCAAGGGCAGGGCGAAGGTAATTCGGTGAAAAAGCAGGAAAACTCGAACAGCCCTTGGGCGAAGAGTCCTCGTTCAAACACTCGTAAGCCTGCGCGTGGAAATTATAGAAATGCGAAAGGCTAA
- a CDS encoding phosphate ABC transporter substrate-binding protein: protein MQSSIKNRLLCSIGAIGMLLSMSPAVSAEVAVIVHPSNNVALDKAEIERIFLGKSKAFSSGETAIPTNLAAGAATRSEFEDKVLGRTSAQVNAYWAKLVFTGKGTKPKELDSDGQVTEFVAGNVGAIAYVAASSVTGNVKVVATF from the coding sequence ATGCAAAGTTCTATAAAAAATCGATTGCTTTGCAGTATTGGTGCTATTGGAATGTTGTTATCCATGTCACCAGCAGTGTCTGCAGAAGTTGCTGTAATAGTCCATCCTAGTAATAACGTTGCACTTGATAAAGCGGAAATAGAGCGGATTTTTTTAGGAAAATCAAAAGCATTTAGTTCAGGTGAAACTGCCATACCAACCAATCTTGCTGCTGGTGCAGCAACGCGTTCAGAATTCGAAGACAAAGTATTAGGTCGAACAAGTGCTCAAGTTAATGCTTACTGGGCAAAACTGGTATTTACGGGCAAAGGTACGAAGCCGAAAGAACTGGATTCGGATGGTCAGGTTACTGAGTTTGTCGCGGGTAACGTAGGGGCGATTGCGTACGTTGCTGCATCGTCAGTTACGGGTAATGTTAAAGTGGTCGCCACTTTTTAA
- a CDS encoding porin has translation MFKAKYLGYAVSMAAALFTSVSYADIKFSGYGSLVAGKTLGTVDDPLNPGQTRDETFTADFYDVGQYTNDLTFNAESMIALQATTSLGEQLDFTAQLVAKGTDDFSPEFDWYYLTYKPSEQWTILAGRRNIPMYYFSEFSEVGFAYPWMRPPSNLYWWQVTQFNGVSAIYDFTLGDYASNVMVFYGNEYSYDNKEMKYYDRLYGGNARSVDEFWKDILGFNWNVSGDNFDVRLVYFTNDRDRTTVNADGTSTDSPHFTQEFLGFGGSVNFNPITVLFDWNLVKYDDAYGTEFPTYLVSVVYNIDKFQPYISYSKADHKRKKVPTDDLEEHYLLSYGLRYNFYPSAALKIQYDNFVDQGDKATGWAYHGDSRAVSIGVDFIF, from the coding sequence ATGTTTAAAGCAAAATATTTAGGTTACGCAGTTTCAATGGCAGCGGCCCTATTTACTTCAGTCAGCTATGCGGACATTAAGTTTTCGGGGTATGGCAGTCTTGTGGCAGGTAAAACACTTGGGACAGTGGATGACCCGTTAAATCCTGGTCAAACACGGGATGAAACCTTTACGGCCGACTTTTATGATGTAGGGCAATACACTAACGACCTCACATTCAATGCAGAATCCATGATAGCACTGCAAGCGACTACCAGTTTGGGCGAACAGCTTGATTTCACTGCACAACTTGTCGCGAAAGGAACGGATGATTTTAGTCCTGAGTTTGACTGGTACTACCTAACGTATAAACCTTCAGAACAATGGACGATTTTGGCAGGACGTCGCAACATACCAATGTATTACTTTTCAGAATTTTCTGAAGTTGGGTTTGCGTATCCGTGGATGCGTCCGCCTTCAAACTTATATTGGTGGCAAGTCACCCAATTTAATGGGGTGTCTGCAATTTATGATTTCACGCTTGGGGATTATGCCAGCAATGTAATGGTGTTCTACGGAAATGAGTATTCGTACGACAACAAAGAGATGAAATACTACGATCGCTTGTATGGAGGTAATGCACGGTCAGTAGATGAATTCTGGAAAGACATTCTTGGGTTTAACTGGAATGTGTCAGGTGACAACTTTGACGTCAGACTGGTGTATTTCACTAATGATCGCGACAGAACAACCGTTAACGCAGATGGAACGTCTACGGATTCTCCACACTTTACGCAAGAGTTTTTAGGCTTTGGTGGTTCGGTTAACTTTAACCCCATTACGGTGTTATTTGATTGGAACTTAGTTAAGTATGATGATGCGTACGGCACAGAATTCCCAACGTATTTGGTGTCTGTCGTCTACAACATCGATAAATTCCAACCATATATTTCCTACTCTAAAGCGGATCATAAGCGTAAGAAAGTGCCAACAGACGATTTAGAAGAACATTATCTACTGAGTTATGGTTTGAGATATAACTTCTATCCGAGTGCGGCCTTGAAAATTCAGTACGACAACTTTGTAGATCAAGGCGACAAAGCCACTGGTTGGGCGTATCACGGTGATTCACGAGCTGTTTCCATTGGTGTTGATTTTATCTTCTAA
- a CDS encoding sensor histidine kinase — MLDALAALLPYQIDIQNRLTDTSLQADPSQLEQCFINLLKNAHEAAPNRPIQINVYTEAGYHHITIQDQGPGIQNQANLFVPLFTTKQGGTGLGLVLSKQIVQAHGGRLTLENTQPTGCKVTVSLPN; from the coding sequence TTGCTCGATGCACTAGCTGCGTTGCTTCCATATCAAATTGATATACAGAATCGTTTAACCGATACGTCATTGCAAGCCGACCCAAGCCAACTTGAACAATGTTTCATTAATTTATTAAAGAATGCTCACGAAGCAGCGCCAAACAGACCGATACAAATCAACGTATACACCGAAGCCGGCTATCATCACATCACTATCCAAGACCAAGGTCCTGGCATTCAAAATCAGGCGAATTTATTCGTTCCATTGTTTACAACTAAACAAGGTGGAACGGGTCTAGGCCTCGTGCTTAGCAAGCAAATCGTACAAGCTCATGGAGGCCGACTTACGCTTGAAAACACGCAACCAACAGGGTGTAAGGTAACGGTTAGCCTGCCCAATTAA
- a CDS encoding PAS domain-containing protein, which yields MPFEKQITRLIAWLFIPCFITLCSVLYVAKLNLYLTLLIISLVFLSACVAYQLLHKKLQDQFVQLGNIIEALNQGDFTLRAKSLATDSAHSQLLREINRLADTLSSERFEFKESQLLLAKLLKEIDVAILACDGSGRITLANPATTKLFSLSENKLTSYNLHELGLAHLLSSQSNALVSLSSAQGGRWHLFKDQFRDKGEQQTLFILSDVEVLLSREEQSAWKNLVRVLSHEVNNSLSPIVSISATLKKISSNADLDTEPQRRFKRWTDAYWRTGKSTTWVYQCLSFRNAVTRTQAGNH from the coding sequence ATGCCATTTGAAAAGCAAATTACGCGCCTGATAGCTTGGTTGTTTATACCCTGTTTTATCACGCTTTGTAGCGTGCTGTATGTCGCGAAGCTAAACCTCTATTTAACTTTGCTGATAATCAGCCTTGTCTTTCTCTCGGCGTGTGTGGCTTACCAATTGCTGCATAAAAAGCTGCAAGATCAATTCGTGCAACTGGGCAATATTATCGAAGCACTCAATCAAGGTGACTTTACATTGCGCGCTAAAAGTCTGGCCACTGATTCCGCCCATTCGCAGTTGCTCCGTGAAATTAATCGTCTTGCTGATACTTTGTCATCTGAAAGGTTTGAATTCAAAGAAAGCCAACTTTTGCTTGCAAAACTATTAAAAGAAATTGATGTGGCGATTTTAGCCTGTGATGGTTCAGGTCGAATTACGCTGGCCAATCCAGCCACGACGAAGCTGTTTTCACTAAGCGAAAACAAGCTAACTTCCTACAACCTGCACGAACTGGGTCTTGCGCACTTACTCAGCAGCCAATCAAATGCATTGGTGAGTTTAAGTTCTGCACAAGGTGGCCGCTGGCACTTATTTAAAGATCAATTCCGCGATAAAGGTGAGCAACAAACCCTGTTTATTTTGTCTGACGTGGAAGTTTTATTGAGTAGAGAAGAGCAATCTGCCTGGAAAAATCTCGTGCGCGTTTTAAGTCATGAAGTCAACAACTCGTTGTCGCCAATAGTCTCCATCAGTGCGACACTAAAGAAAATATCATCCAATGCGGACCTCGACACAGAGCCTCAAAGAAGATTTAAACGATGGACTGACGCTTATTGGAGAACGGGCAAATCGACTACATGGGTTTATCAATGCCTATCGTTCCGTAACGCAGTTACCCGAACCCAAGCTGGAAACCATTAA
- a CDS encoding sigma-54-dependent transcriptional regulator, translated as MKQVLVCDDDPSIVSALRLLLKSEGFTVVTASSPAEAEFFVKSKEIDLALIDLNYHRDTTSGDEGIALIKALKAIDSDLAVVTMTGWASIDIAVSVMQAGAGDFIQKPWENERLLSILNTQLALRAKNKENSLLAAENHALKQSLEPLGKVELIAHSMAMQTLLQQLAPLANSDLNILITGENGTGKSLLAEYIHHLSPRNHARFVSINMGAITDTLFESEMFGHTKGAYTDAKEQRVGRFELANGGTLFMDEVGNIPLSQQGKLLRVLESKQFEKVGSSKTQIADVRIVSATNADLDIMVNNKTFRQDLYYRLNTFVVTLPPLRTRKEDIIPLAEQQLRLAATRQRKPVPRLSESALQALEQYEWPGNVRELSHTMERAALLATTEIGVEHLMLSSSAPTPNQSTRSDFGERTMDDIEKEIITARLNAHKGNAVTAAKSLGLSRSAFYRRLEKFEI; from the coding sequence ATGAAGCAAGTTCTTGTTTGCGATGATGATCCGAGTATCGTCAGTGCGCTACGTTTACTCCTAAAAAGCGAAGGCTTCACCGTTGTAACCGCGTCTTCACCAGCCGAAGCTGAATTTTTTGTTAAGAGTAAAGAAATCGATTTAGCGTTAATCGATCTCAACTATCACCGAGATACCACGTCTGGTGATGAAGGTATTGCCCTCATTAAAGCGTTAAAAGCAATCGACTCAGATCTCGCGGTTGTTACCATGACAGGCTGGGCAAGCATCGACATCGCCGTGTCCGTCATGCAAGCTGGTGCGGGTGATTTCATCCAAAAACCGTGGGAAAACGAACGACTTCTCTCTATTTTAAACACGCAGCTCGCACTTCGCGCCAAAAATAAAGAAAACTCACTGTTAGCCGCGGAGAACCATGCGTTAAAACAATCATTAGAACCGTTAGGCAAAGTGGAGTTGATAGCCCACTCAATGGCGATGCAAACCCTACTTCAGCAACTTGCACCGCTGGCCAATTCGGACCTCAACATTCTCATTACCGGTGAAAACGGCACAGGTAAAAGCTTACTCGCAGAATACATTCACCATCTCAGTCCTCGCAATCACGCGCGTTTTGTCTCAATTAATATGGGGGCAATAACGGACACTTTGTTTGAGAGTGAGATGTTCGGTCACACGAAAGGCGCATACACGGACGCAAAAGAACAACGTGTAGGTCGTTTTGAACTTGCGAACGGCGGCACATTGTTTATGGATGAAGTCGGAAATATTCCCCTGAGCCAGCAAGGTAAATTACTCCGAGTGCTGGAATCAAAACAGTTTGAAAAGGTCGGTTCGAGCAAAACTCAAATTGCCGACGTGCGGATTGTCAGCGCAACCAATGCAGACCTCGACATAATGGTCAACAATAAAACCTTCCGACAAGATTTATACTATCGACTTAATACCTTCGTCGTGACGCTTCCGCCGCTCAGAACACGGAAGGAAGACATTATCCCCCTTGCTGAACAACAACTTAGATTAGCTGCAACTCGCCAACGGAAACCCGTTCCTCGCCTGTCTGAGTCAGCTCTTCAGGCTCTTGAACAATATGAGTGGCCTGGTAACGTACGTGAGTTATCGCATACCATGGAACGCGCAGCCTTGTTAGCCACAACCGAAATCGGTGTAGAACACCTTATGTTGTCTTCCTCGGCACCTACGCCCAATCAAAGTACACGTAGTGACTTTGGCGAGCGAACGATGGACGACATTGAAAAGGAAATTATTACCGCCCGATTGAATGCTCACAAAGGCAATGCCGTGACGGCTGCTAAATCGCTCGGGCTTAGTCGTAGTGCGTTTTATCGACGTCTCGAAAAGTTTGAAATCTAG
- a CDS encoding ABC transporter permease, with protein sequence MFDDIRYAMRRLLKTPKFSALTIFVMTTGLSLCIFMVGFLQSTLLAPLPFEHGEKVRKVTTVVDGVIYDGATLRLHEFEELREKQQIFSQIDAYKILGVNLSTSDKVMRYETHYVTPTFFSMSDGHATLGRLFEPMDLEEGHDNVAVLSYVLWQELYAGNEQIIGEKLRINGENYTVIGVTSQGYRFPGSAKLYLPFTDTTHGVKRENSPYVAVHGLLRDSVSDAQAMTFIQQFFTELKEQYPELNSNIQGYIWTYQDEMVGNGGEGILTTMMISVALILLLACINVSNLLLSRAIEQNKEIAIRSALGAPRATLIKQMMWESVIICCVSGLFSILIAGFTVNLSVQYFSTGMPIEAPYYWHENMTSDTLFAAVAICIATIFVTGFLPAWRASKTDINAVLRDGTRGAQSKGTGRLSKIIVISEVALSCALILVSVSMVNAVGELEKADYGVASKGYLTARVGLDPNRYATTESRIQYYENLKDLLKQDPNVTGVAYASSLPHTWGYLTNFALEQFDYGKEPNYPSANLNLVDTEFNETLDLTLVEGRWFTPQDNETSPMVAVVSQNFVDKYYPNESPIGKRFVWVDEDDAPWITIIGVSENVIFGQPVEGNKIRSSVFVPYKQSPRRNMLLAITSNGDPDLLRSSLNRAALQLDKDTPAYSVKAVEVAIAERIGGMNFVSRIFLSFAIASMVLAFSGIYGVMANSIAQKRQEVGVRRALGASDSDVLRHFTIKGMKQLSIGLLVGLPAGFGLVTLMAQAGIASGSVAIFIAVPTLILLVVVCAVYFPVRHSLAFEPAVALRDE encoded by the coding sequence ATGTTTGATGATATCCGCTATGCCATGAGACGTTTGCTAAAAACGCCTAAATTCAGTGCTCTAACAATATTCGTTATGACGACAGGCTTAAGCCTTTGTATTTTTATGGTCGGATTTTTGCAGTCTACATTACTTGCTCCCCTTCCATTTGAACACGGTGAAAAAGTGCGCAAAGTGACCACGGTTGTCGATGGGGTCATTTATGATGGTGCAACGCTTCGCTTGCATGAGTTTGAAGAACTCCGTGAGAAACAACAAATTTTCTCACAGATTGATGCCTACAAAATTTTAGGTGTGAATTTAAGCACCAGCGATAAAGTCATGCGCTATGAAACGCATTACGTTACCCCTACTTTCTTCTCAATGTCTGATGGTCATGCAACCCTTGGTCGTCTATTTGAGCCAATGGATTTGGAAGAAGGCCACGATAATGTTGCGGTACTAAGCTACGTGCTGTGGCAGGAGTTATATGCGGGCAACGAGCAAATCATTGGTGAAAAACTGCGTATTAACGGCGAAAACTATACGGTCATCGGTGTTACAAGCCAAGGTTACCGCTTTCCAGGCTCTGCCAAACTGTATTTACCTTTTACAGATACAACGCACGGCGTGAAACGGGAAAATTCACCTTACGTTGCAGTACACGGCTTGCTACGCGATAGCGTAAGTGACGCACAAGCAATGACATTTATTCAGCAGTTTTTCACAGAGTTAAAAGAGCAATACCCAGAACTAAACTCAAACATTCAAGGCTACATTTGGACCTATCAAGATGAAATGGTGGGTAACGGCGGTGAAGGCATTCTAACTACCATGATGATTTCCGTCGCCCTCATTTTGCTACTCGCCTGTATCAACGTCAGTAATTTGCTGTTGTCCCGCGCTATCGAACAGAATAAAGAAATTGCCATTCGCAGTGCGTTAGGTGCGCCTCGTGCGACGCTCATCAAACAAATGATGTGGGAAAGCGTGATCATCTGCTGTGTTTCAGGGCTTTTTTCTATCTTGATTGCTGGATTTACAGTGAACCTAAGCGTGCAATATTTCTCGACTGGTATGCCAATCGAAGCACCTTACTACTGGCATGAAAACATGACGTCGGACACATTGTTCGCCGCAGTCGCAATTTGTATTGCCACTATTTTTGTTACTGGCTTTTTACCAGCTTGGCGTGCAAGTAAAACTGACATCAATGCCGTCCTTCGTGATGGTACACGCGGCGCACAAAGCAAGGGCACAGGCCGTTTGAGTAAAATCATCGTCATCTCAGAAGTAGCCCTGTCATGCGCATTAATTTTAGTCTCCGTATCAATGGTGAACGCAGTCGGTGAACTCGAAAAGGCAGATTATGGTGTTGCTTCAAAAGGCTACCTGACTGCGCGCGTCGGGTTAGATCCAAACCGTTACGCAACGACTGAGAGCCGTATCCAATATTATGAGAATCTGAAAGATTTACTGAAACAAGACCCAAATGTGACAGGCGTAGCCTATGCTTCCTCTTTACCACACACGTGGGGTTATTTGACTAACTTTGCACTGGAGCAGTTTGATTACGGTAAAGAGCCAAATTATCCATCGGCGAACCTAAACTTGGTCGATACTGAGTTCAATGAAACACTGGATCTCACCTTGGTTGAAGGTCGCTGGTTCACACCACAAGACAATGAAACATCTCCAATGGTTGCCGTTGTTTCACAAAACTTTGTGGACAAGTATTACCCTAACGAATCACCTATTGGTAAGCGTTTTGTGTGGGTAGATGAAGACGATGCTCCTTGGATAACTATCATAGGCGTGTCAGAAAACGTGATTTTCGGTCAGCCTGTTGAAGGCAATAAAATTCGCAGCTCAGTATTCGTGCCGTACAAACAAAGTCCACGCCGCAACATGCTGCTGGCCATTACCTCGAACGGCGATCCTGATTTACTGCGCAGCTCGCTAAACCGCGCAGCTTTACAACTGGACAAAGACACGCCAGCGTATTCAGTCAAAGCGGTTGAAGTTGCGATTGCTGAACGTATCGGAGGTATGAACTTTGTTAGCCGTATTTTCTTAAGCTTTGCTATCGCTTCTATGGTTTTAGCGTTCAGTGGCATTTACGGCGTAATGGCCAACTCGATTGCACAAAAACGTCAAGAAGTGGGCGTGCGTCGGGCACTCGGCGCGTCAGATTCTGATGTTCTGAGACATTTTACAATCAAAGGAATGAAACAATTATCGATAGGTTTACTTGTTGGCTTACCCGCGGGGTTTGGCCTAGTCACACTCATGGCACAAGCAGGCATCGCATCTGGTTCTGTCGCTATTTTCATTGCCGTACCAACGCTTATCTTACTTGTGGTGGTGTGTGCGGTTTACTTCCCTGTAAGACATTCTCTCGCATTTGAACCCGCAGTAGCACTTCGCGACGAATAA
- a CDS encoding ABC transporter ATP-binding protein has protein sequence MNHLIELNNIKKVFVSDDVETHALTDIHLVINKGEYVSISGPSGCGKSTLLSILGLLDTATSGLHKLAGHVVGDLDNKSRALVRNKEIGFIFQSFNLISELTVVENIELPLTYRKDIDKKTRRALAEAALKKVDMSHRSTHYPSQLSGGQQQRVAVARAIVGAPSLILADEPTGNLDSKNAKLVMDLLDTLHEEGATICMVTHDPRGAQRARRVIEVFDGRIIADSGARTQTTEVA, from the coding sequence ATGAATCATTTGATAGAACTAAACAATATTAAAAAAGTCTTCGTTAGCGATGACGTTGAAACACACGCACTTACTGACATTCACTTAGTGATCAATAAAGGCGAATACGTGTCAATTTCTGGCCCTTCGGGTTGTGGTAAATCGACATTACTGTCCATCCTTGGATTACTCGACACGGCCACGTCAGGCCTGCACAAATTAGCCGGCCACGTTGTCGGTGACTTAGACAATAAGTCTCGAGCACTTGTGCGAAACAAAGAAATTGGATTTATTTTTCAGTCCTTTAACTTAATTAGTGAGTTAACGGTGGTTGAAAACATCGAATTACCATTAACCTACCGCAAAGACATCGACAAAAAAACGCGTCGTGCGTTGGCTGAAGCCGCCCTTAAGAAGGTCGATATGAGTCATCGCTCTACACATTATCCTTCGCAACTATCCGGTGGTCAGCAACAACGTGTTGCAGTCGCTCGAGCAATTGTCGGCGCACCATCGCTCATTCTTGCAGATGAACCGACAGGTAACTTGGATTCGAAAAATGCAAAACTAGTGATGGACTTGTTAGACACATTACACGAAGAAGGTGCAACTATTTGTATGGTCACGCATGACCCTCGAGGTGCTCAGCGTGCGCGACGGGTAATTGAAGTCTTTGATGGTCGTATCATTGCGGACTCTGGCGCTCGTACTCAAACCACTGAAGTGGCGTAG